A part of Miscanthus floridulus cultivar M001 chromosome 6, ASM1932011v1, whole genome shotgun sequence genomic DNA contains:
- the LOC136461713 gene encoding receptor-like protein 7 isoform X3, whose product MTATNYRFRILVLLVLLCSYYFADTAAKINSATAPCLPDQTSSLLQLKSSFIVASNLSSWQAGTNCCQWEGIICDTGSGSGRVISLDLGGFSLMSPRLHPALFNLTSLRNLNLAFNDFTDVRLPASGFERLTDITHLNFSQTNFIGQIPSGISRLKNLVTLDFSDNNGLYLKDPSFQTFMANMSNLRELRLDSVDLSSSGSTWSTALGHSVPQLRILSLFGCGLSGSIHPSFSRLRSLASISLKDNPGLRGKVPEYFSQLSSLSSLDISGNHFEGQFPAEIFQLKSLMMLDLSANPMLFVRFTYFPAGNSLQHLNLLGTNFTYDTPLTFANLTSLQTLSLTTATMAKELPTSIKLPSLEELELEGSGLEKPVLSWVGNLKDLKYLELHGYSFSESEPSWIGNLTRLETLWLWGLDFSVPIPHQIGYLPILTVLYFRLGDVYGQQIPSWIGNLTKLTYLDLTYCNFSGLIPSTIGNLTQLEKLGFSDNSLTGLLKAMQAFVEVKCLNNVTILVQLLQEH is encoded by the coding sequence ATGACTGCCACTAATTATCGCTTCCgcatcctcgtcctcctcgtgCTGCTATGCTCCTACTACTTTGCCGATACTGCAGCCAAGATCAACAGCGCCACAGCCCCTTGTCTCCCAGATCAAACCTCTTCCCTCCTCCAGCTGAAAAGTTCCTTCATCGTTGCCAGCAACCTGTCATCATGGCAAGCTGGAACAAACTGCTGCCAGTGGGAGGGCATCATCTGCGACACGGGCTCCGGTTCCGGGAGAGTTATTTCTCTTGACCTCGGTGGGTTCAGCCTGATGAGCCCTCGCCTACACCCTGCGCTCTTCAACCTCACCTCTCTTAGGAACCTCAATCTTGCTTTCAATGATTTCACTGACGTCCGCCTCCCAGCATCTGGGTTCGAGCGGCTCACAGATATCACCCACCTGAACTTCTCCCAAACCAACTTTATTGGTCAGATCCCCAGTGGGATTTCCCGCCTCAAGAACCTTGTCACTCTTGATTTTTCTGATAATAACGGCTTGTATCTTAAAGATCCAAGTTTCCAAACTTTCATGGCAAATATGAGCAATTTGAGGGAGCTCCGTCTTGATTCAGTGGATTTATCTAGCAGTGGGTCGACTTGGTCTACTGCTTTAGGGCACTCAGTTCCTCAGCTACGTATTCTTAGCTTGTTTGGGTGTGGTCTGTCAGGTTCTATTCACCCTTCCTTCTCAAGGCTTCGCTCACTGGCATCAATCAGCCTCAAAGACAACCCCGGTCTCAGGGGCAAAGTCCCTGAGTACTTTTCCCAACTGTCTTCCTTGAGCAGTCTTGACATATCAGGCAATCATTTTGAAGGGCAATTTCCAGCCGAGATTTTCCAGCTAAAAAGTCTGATGATGCTTGATTTATCTGCGAACCCCATGCTTTTCGTGAGATTTACATATTTCCCAGCTGGAAACAGTTTGCAGCACCTGAATCTACTGGGGACCAACTTCACTTATGATACCCCACTCACTTTTGCCAATCTGACGTCACTCCAGACTTTGAGCCTTACCACGGCAACCATGGCCAAGGAACTCCCCACTTCAATAAAGCTTCCATCACTCGAAGAACTGGAACTAGAGGGATCTGGCTTGGAGAAGCCAGTACTATCTTGGGTTGGCAACCTTAAAGATTTGAAATACCTGGAGCTACATGGCTACAGTTTCTCTGAATCGGAACCTTCTTGGATCGGCAACCTAACAAGACTGGAAACTTTGTGGTTATGGGGTCTTGATTTCTCTGTGCCAATACCACACCAGATTGGATATCTCCCAATTTTGACAGTTTTATACTTCAGGCTTGGTGACGTCTATGGGCAGCAAATACCATCATGGATCGGCAATCTTACCAAGCTGACGTATTTGGATCTCACTTATTGCAATTTCTCGGGGCTGATACCCTCAACAATTGGGAACCTGACCCAACTCGAGAAGCTGGGATTCTCAGATAATAGCCTCACCG
- the LOC136457707 gene encoding receptor like protein 22-like, with product MGESLPSTGFELLSEMVHLDIADTNFSGQIPIGVARLSKLVHLSAGAGGPSSSRLVLKEPSFETLVANLGNLRELRLHGVDISIGGRETWSVALASSTPDLQILSLSSCGLSGPIHRSFSRLRSLVEISLPNNRIAGKVPEFFAGFSSLSTLDLRDNDFEGQFPAKVFRLKNLKVLLMSGNSRLSGHLVSFPAENRLEMLDLKDTNFSDGLPASIVNLKSLSYLTLTTEGTSKHLPFVGKLPSLGTLVLQGSSSGLQKPQFSWIGDLTHLTSLLIDNYNFSEPIPSWIGNLTELMSLRLSMCSLYGPIPPWIGNLTQLSSIDFTGNYLTGKIPRSLFTLPNLQSLSLLSNQLSGHLDAIDNPLSSLLSNVNLVDNNIGGSIPQSYTQLPSLEAFYLGSNRLTGTVNLRSFWRLKNLYALSLSNNMLTVIDEEDGPLLSSLPHIKILELASCNLGKLPRTLRFLDGIETLDLSNNHIHGAIPGWLWETRTGCMSYLNLSHNMFTSLENTSSLIPMTSQYIIDLSFNRLQGIIPTPTVKVGCELMSLKPSAILHYSNNYFNAVPPNFGEYLKDITYLDFSNNLLNGHIPTSVCSARDLEFLDLSYNYFSGMIPPCLTQNSLRVLKSRGNLVHGELPDNIRAGCVLQTIDLSRNYITGKLPRSLTNCQELELLDVGNNQIADLFPSWMGVLPKLKVLVLRSNRLFGMITDLQENEQIMGYFSSLQILCLASNNFSGHLPQGWFNELKSMMSNDNEEGQVVGHQMNTSQGFYRDTVTITFKGLDIIFTKILTTFKAIDFSNNSFDGPIPASIGRLSSLHGINMSHNNFTEQIPSQLGNLPWLESLDLSWNHFSGEIPEELTSLTSLAWLNLSYNNLTGRIPQGNQFLSFPNSSFEGNLGLCGSQVSKQCDNSGSGSATQRASDHHESNSLWQDRVDTILLFTFVGLGFGVGFALAMMFNRFCHIEGWACKHYGTHT from the exons ATGGGGGAGAGCCTGCCGTCCACTGGGTTTGAGCTGCTCAGCGAGATGGTCCACCTCGACATAGCCGACACAAATTTCAGCGGCCAGATCCCCATCGGCGTAGCGCGGCTCAGCAAGCTGGTCCATCTCTCCGCCGGGGCCGGGGgccccagcagcagcaggctggtCCTCAAAGAGCCAAGCTTTGAAACATTGGTCGCTAATCTCGGCAATCTAAGAGAGCTTCGCCTTCATGGAGTGGACATCTCCATCGGCGGCAGAGAGACGTGGTCCGTTGCTCTAGCAAGCTCCACACCGGACCTGCAGATTCTGTCTCTGTCCTCCTGTGGCCTGTCTGGACCCATCCATCGCTCCTTCTCACGGCTCCGTTCGCTGGTCGAGATCAGCCTCCCTAACAACAGAATCGCTGGCAAGGTTCCTGAGTTTTTTGCTGGCTTCTCTTCCTTGAGCACCCTTGACCTGAGAGACAATGACTTTGAAGGGCAGTTTCCGGCAAAGGTCTTTCGACTGAAAAATCTGAAGGTCCTTTTGATGTCCGGGAATTCAAGGCTTTCTGGGCATCTGGTAAGCTTTCCAGCGGAAAATAGATTAGAAATGCTTGACCTGAAGGACACAAACTTTTCTGATGGGTTGCCGGCGTCCATTGTCAATCTCAAGTCTTTGAGTTATTTGACTCTTACCACAGAAGGGACTTCCAAGCACCTTCCCTTTGTAGGTAAGCTTCCATCTTTGGGCACGTTAGTGCTCCAGGGATCATCATCAGGATTACAGAAGCCGCAGTTCTCTTGGATTGGGGATCTCACACATTTGACAAGTTTGTTGATTGACAACTACAACTTCTCTGAACCAATACCATCCTGGATCGGCAATCTTACAGAATTGATGTCACTGAGGCTCAGCATGTGCAGCTTATATGGACCGATACCCCCCTGGATTGGTAACTTGACGCAGCTTTCAAGCATAGACTTCACCGGAAATTACCTCACTG GCAAAATTCCGAGAAGCTTGTTCACACTTCCAAATTTGCAATCGCTTTCTCTCTTATCAAATCAACTTTCTGGCCATTTAGATGCCATTGACAACCCTTTGTCTTCACTCTTGTCTAACGTAAATTTGGTAGATAACAACATTGGGGGATCTATACCTCAGTCTTACACTCAGCTTCCAAGTCTTGAAGCATTTTACCTTGGCTCAAATAGATTGACGGGCACAGTGAACCTAAGATCTTTCTGGAGGCTCAAGAATCTTTATGCATTGAGTCTCTCTAACAACATGCTGACAGTGATAGATGAAGAAGATGGTCCTCTCCTTTCTTCATTACCTCACATCAAGATTTTGGAGCTAGCATCTTGCAACCTTGGAAAACTTCCACGAACGTTGAGATTTCTAGATGGCATTGAGACACTTGACCTCTCAAACAATCATATTCATGGGGCAATACCAGGCTGGCTGTGGGAGACCCGGACTGGCTGCATGAGCTATCTAAATCTCTCGCACAACATGTTTACTAGCCTGGAGAATACTTCATCTCTTATTCCTATGACATCTCAATATATCATTGATCTCAGTTTCAATAGACTTCAAGGAATCATACCAACACCAACAGTAAAAGTAGGATGTGAACTGATGAGTCTGAAACCGAGTGCTATCTTGCATTACTCAAATAATTACTTCAATGCCGTTCCACCTAACTTTGGCGAGTATCTCAAAGATATAACATATCTCGACTTTTCGAATAACCTACTGAATGGTCATATACCAACTTCAGTTTGTAGTGCAAGAGACCTTGAATTCCTTGACTTATCTTACAACTACTTTAGCGGAATGATCCCACCATGCTTAACACAAAATAGCTTGAGAGTACTTAAGTCAAGAGGGAATCTTGTTCACGGAGAACTACCTGACAATATCAGAGCAGGATGTGTGCTTCAGACAATAGATTTGAGCAGAAATTACATAACTGGAAAACTGCCAAGATCTCTGACCAACTGCCAGGAATTAGAGCTACTTGATGTTGGTAACAATCAGATCGCCGATTTATTTCCATCTTGGATGGGGGTTCTTCCAAAACTTAAAGTTCTGGTTTTGAGATCCAACCGATTATTTGGCATGATTACAGATCTTCAGGAGAATGAACAAATCATGGGCTATTTCTCAAGTTTGCAGATACTTTGTTTGGCCTCCAACAACTTCTCTGGGCACCTGCCACAAGGATGGTTCAATGAACTGAAATCGATGATGTCAAATGATAATGAAGAGGGACAAGTTGTAGGGCATCAAATGAACACGTCACAAGGATTCTATCGGGATACTGTCACTATAACATTTAAGGGCTTGGATATTATTTTCACAAAAATACTAACAACTTTCAAAGCAATTGACTTCTCAAATAATTCATTCGATGGCCCCATACCAGCATCGATTGGGAGGCTTTCTTCACTGCACGGAATTAACATGTCTCACAATAATTTCACAGAGCAGATTCCATCACAGCTTGGTAATCTTCCTTGGCTGGAATCGTTGGATCTATCATGGAATCATTTTTCAGGGGAAATCCCAGAGGAGTTAACCTCCCTTACTTCTCTTGCTTGGTTGAATCTTTCATACAACAACTTGACCGGTAGAATACCACAGGGCAACCAATTTTTGTCATTTCCCAACAGCTCTTTCGAAGGCAATCTTGGCCTCTGTGGAAGTCAAGTCTCTAAACAATGTGATAATTCAGGTTCAGGTTCAGCTACTCAAAGAGCATCAGATCATCATGAATCCAACAGTTTGTGGCAGGACAGAGTGGACACTATCCTTTTGTTCACATTTGTTGGTCTGGGGTTCGGAGTAGGTTTTGCATTGGCAATGATGTTCAATCGCTTTTGCCACATAGAAGGATGGGCTTGCAAGCACTATGGAACCCATACATAA
- the LOC136457708 gene encoding single myb histone 5-like → MGALKQRWTSEEEAALRAGVARHGVGNWRMILNDPELSSTLRYRSNVDLKDKWRNMNVIVTSSSARDRGRTSTRRTRAAPKNNDHSLALSTVTSDVDDEIVDVNPIPIASVPVEAWNTSKSKKSHSRLDNIIMEAIKNLNEPTGSHRTTIANYIEEQYWPPSDFDHLLSAKLKDLATSGKLLKVNRKYRIAPSSPRIEGRSPKMMLLEDVQGEPLKLGSDASRTLTRSQVDAELVRMATMTAEAAAAAAAHAVAEAEAIMAEAEAAAREAEAAEGEARAAQAFAEAAVLTLKNRNSAKLMAQA, encoded by the exons ATGGGGGCTCTAAAACAGAGGTGGACTTCTGAGGAAGAGGCTGCTCTTAGAGCTGGAGTAGCGAGACATGGAGTTGGAAATTGGCGTATGATATTGAATGATCCAGAACTTAGCTCCACATTGCGCTACCGCTCGAATGTTGACCTAAAG GACAAATGGCGCAACATGAATGTAATTGTCACTTCATCGAGTGCTCGTGACAGGGGGAGAACTTCCACGAGGAGAACCCGAGCTGCTCCTAAGAATAATGATCACTCGTTGGCATTGAGCACAGTTACTTCTGATGTTGATGATGAGATTGTTGATGTAAATCCTATTCCTATAGCATCAGTGCCTGTTGAAGCGTGGAATACTTCAAAATCAAAGAAATCTCACTCAAG GCTAGACAATATTATAATGGAGGCTATAAAGAACTTGAATGAGCCTACAGGGTCACACAGAACTACTATTGCTAATTACATAGAG GAGCAATATTGGCCACCTAGTGATTTTGATCACTTATTGTCTGCAAAACTGAAGGATTTAGCTACCAGTGGGAAATTGTTAAAG GTGAATCGGAAGTACAGGATAGCACCTAGTTCACCACGCATAGAGGGCCGAAGCCCCAAGATGATGCTGCTGGAAGACGTGCAAGGAGAACCCCTGAAATTAGGGAGTGATGCTAGTAGAACCCTCACGAGATCCCAAGTTGATGCTGAATTGGTTCGTATGGCAACTATGACTGCTGAGGCAGCTGCGGCTGCCGCTGCTCATGCAGTTGCAGAGGCAGAGGCTATCATGGCAGAAGCTGAAGCAGCTGCTAGGGAAGCAGAGGCTGCAGAAGGAGAGGCCCGAGCTGCACAGGCCTTCGCTGAAGCAGCAGTTTTGACACTGAAGAACAGAAATTCTGCGAAACTG ATGGCCCAAGCTTGA